One genomic region from Marmota flaviventris isolate mMarFla1 chromosome 6, mMarFla1.hap1, whole genome shotgun sequence encodes:
- the LOC114080249 gene encoding putative olfactory receptor 2B8 — protein MRRFNNTFHHLSGFVLVGFSEWPKLEMFLFVIISIFYILTLLGNSAIIFLSRFDPKLHTPMYFFLANLSFLDLCYTSSTVPQMLINIHSHKRSISYVGCIAQLFIFLGLGSSECLLLSVMAFDRYVAICQPLHYTVIMHSRLCQQLATVAWITGFSNSLVQTVLTFLLPRCGQYRVESFFCEVPAMLQLSCVDTWINEVEMYAAVIVIKVIPVGLILFSYINIFRAVVRIQSSEGRMKAFNTCGSHLLVVIMFYGSAISGYAYMAPKSNSAKLKGKLLALFYGLITPMLNPLIYTLRNKDVKRAINKLLGREQEQGWNMA, from the coding sequence ATGAGAAGATTCAACAACACTTTCCATCATCTCAGTGGCTTTGTTCTAGTAGGTTTCTCTGAATGGCCCAAActagaaatgtttctttttgttatCATCTCTATCTTCTATATATTGACCCTTCTTGGAAATTCAGCTATCATTTTCTTGTCCCGCTTTGACCCCAAACTCCACACTCCCATGTATTTCTTTCTGGCTAATCTCTCCTTTTTGGACCTCTGCTATACATCTTCCACAGTCCCCCAGATGCTGATAAATATACACAGTCACAAAAGAAGCATCAGCTATGTGGGATGTATAGCTCAACTTTTCATCTTCCTAGGTCTAGGATCTAGTGAATGTTTACTTCTCTCAGTAATGGCCTTTGATCGATATGTAGCTATCTGCCAGCCTCTCCACTACACAGTTATCATGCATTCTCGGTTATGCCAACAACTAGCAACAGTGGCTTGGATAACAGGTTTCAGCAACTCCTTGGTGCAAACAGTGTTGACTTTCTTATTACCTCGCTGTGGCCAATATCGAGTAGAGAGTTTCTTCTGTGAGGTACCTGCCATGCTTCAATTATCATGTGTGGATACATGGATCAATGAGGTGGAGATGTATGCAGCTGTGATCGTCATAAAGGTTATTCCTGTTGGATTAATTCTTTTCTCTTACATCAACATTTTCAGAGCAGTAGTAAGGATTCAGTCTTCTGAAGGTCGAATGAAGGCCTTCAACACATGTGGGTCTCATCTTCTGGTGGTCATCATGTTCTATGGCTCTGCCATTAGTGGTTATGCATATATGGCGCCCAAGAGTAACTCAGCCAAATTGAAGGGCAAGCTTCTTGCACTCTTCTATGGACTCATAACTCCAATGCTCAATCCCCTTATCTACACCTTGAGAAATAAGGATGTTAAGAGAGCAATAAACAAGCTACTAGGGAGAGAACAAGAGCAAGGGTGGAACATGGCTTAG